The following DNA comes from cyanobiont of Ornithocercus magnificus.
AGCATTTCTGCTATCTCATCATTATGGTCGTACGTTAGTGAGGAAATTTGTCGGCAAGCAAGCAATCACCCGTATTGAGCATTTTAGCCGGGGCCAACTAGAGGGTAATTTCTTTCTAATGACAGGTCTTTTAATGACCGGTATGTTTGACTTTGTCTGCTATGCTGCTGGCCTTGCTGGCATTCGTTGGAGGTCTTTTACACCAGCACTCTTACTTAGTATTATGATTTCAGACCCCCCGATTGTTGCACTTGGTGCAGGCCTTCTTAGTGGTGGTCGGTTAATTCTTAGCCTAGCTTTACTTGGTATAATTGGTTTAGCAATTATCTCTGCATTAGTGCGACGATCAGTTCCCAAAAAAAGCTGATTAATGTTTATTCGACTTAAACTTCACTGCCCTGAGTTACTAGGTAAATAAGACAAAACATTTGAGTCAATACACCCCATTTCTTCTTCAGTTAATATGATAGAGAATCGAAGCTTCCTAGCAATGTAAATATCCTCATAATGCCTTGATCTGTAAGACTATACTTAAATCACATCTTTGTATTATGCGCAGGTCAGTTATTCTCGGCTACTTGTAGCAGGCCGGCTACCCTGCGCTACTCAGACTAATTAGCTAGGAGCCTAGCCAAAAAATGACTCAAACCACTGGTTGATAAAGGCTGGCGATATTCTAAAGAAGCATAACAAGCACGACACCGAAACCTACTAGCTCTAGCCATTTCTAGATCTGAGTGAAGTCAGGATCACCTCTAAATCAATGGAGCCCTTGACGAGATTTGAACTCGTGACCTCTCCCTTACCAAGGGAGTGCTCTACCACTGAGCTACAAGGGCATGTGGAGTGGGCCGGGTTGGATTTGAACCAACGTAGGCAGAGCCAGCGGATTTACAGTCCGCCCCCATTAACCACTCGGGCACCGACCCAAGACCACGCACATGACACTACCAGCTCAGTCAACAACCTACACGGCTGGAACATCATCGATACGATCAGCACAATGTCGCTTGGCTGTTGAGGAGAAGCATGAACCTACTGCTAATCAACGGTCCCAA
Coding sequences within:
- a CDS encoding TVP38/TMEM64 family protein; protein product: MPPSRRFRRLRKLLTFTSAVVLVIVLVVLVQRYGLVPLRIQVERMGTWAPLGIFILRSISIIFPALPSTVYSILAGALLGFPVGIFTIILSDLIACQIAFLLSHHYGRTLVRKFVGKQAITRIEHFSRGQLEGNFFLMTGLLMTGMFDFVCYAAGLAGIRWRSFTPALLLSIMISDPPIVALGAGLLSGGRLILSLALLGIIGLAIISALVRRSVPKKS